From Streptomyces sp. Edi4, one genomic window encodes:
- a CDS encoding MFS transporter: MGRHTKDAAQEGRAQRIAAASERLSATDGPTGPTGSTTGPATGPPPGAPPTPPTPQAPRSPGATALDSGPGPTAGHPTPPPAAAYAGDGAPPPGAPHTGARHEHRWLVLGVIALAQLMVVLDATIVNIALPSAQRDLGFSDGNRQWIVTAYALAFGSLLLLGGRIADLVGRKIVFLTGLVGFALASAIGGAAPNFEVLVTARALQGVFGALLAPAALSLLTTTFTDPKERAKAFGIYGAVAGTGGAVGLLLGGVLTEYLDWRWCLYVNLLFAALAFLGALRLLHPGAPADRPKLDIPGTVLVSAGLFCIVYGFSNAETHAWSSPRTWGFLAAGGILLVAFAWWQTRARHPLLPLRVVLDRDRGASYLAMFISGAGMFGVFLFLTYYLQQILRYSPVSTGLAFLPMVFAMIVSSVVAQNKLVPRLGAKPIVPLGMGLGAAGLAWMTALDATSGYVGHVLPPLLVMGVGMGLIFAPAMSMATAGVAAHDAGVASAMVNTSQQVGGSIGTALLNTLATSAATSYLVGRRPTPGTRVRAQLESYSTAYWWSAAFFALGLLVSVVLYRKGPPRQATGPTEGPAHM; this comes from the coding sequence ATGGGCCGTCACACCAAGGACGCCGCCCAGGAGGGACGCGCCCAGCGCATAGCGGCCGCGTCCGAGCGCCTGTCCGCGACGGACGGGCCGACCGGGCCGACCGGATCGACGACCGGGCCGGCGACGGGACCGCCACCCGGCGCACCCCCAACGCCCCCAACACCCCAGGCACCCCGCTCGCCCGGCGCGACCGCCCTCGATTCCGGCCCCGGGCCCACGGCGGGCCACCCCACCCCGCCCCCCGCCGCCGCGTACGCCGGTGACGGCGCGCCCCCGCCCGGCGCGCCGCACACCGGGGCCCGGCACGAGCACCGCTGGCTCGTGCTCGGCGTCATCGCGCTGGCGCAGCTCATGGTCGTACTCGACGCGACCATCGTGAACATCGCGCTGCCCTCCGCACAGCGCGACCTCGGGTTCAGCGACGGGAACCGCCAGTGGATCGTCACGGCGTACGCCCTCGCCTTCGGATCGCTGCTGCTGCTCGGCGGCCGCATCGCGGACCTGGTGGGACGCAAAATCGTCTTCCTGACCGGGCTCGTCGGCTTCGCGCTCGCCTCCGCCATCGGCGGCGCCGCGCCCAACTTCGAGGTCCTGGTCACCGCGCGCGCCCTCCAGGGCGTCTTCGGCGCGCTGCTCGCGCCCGCCGCGCTCTCGCTGCTCACCACGACGTTCACCGACCCGAAGGAACGCGCGAAGGCGTTCGGCATCTACGGCGCGGTCGCCGGCACCGGCGGCGCGGTGGGCCTGCTGCTCGGCGGCGTCCTGACGGAGTACCTGGACTGGCGCTGGTGCCTGTACGTCAATCTCCTCTTCGCCGCGCTCGCCTTCCTCGGCGCCCTGCGGCTGCTGCACCCGGGCGCGCCCGCCGACCGTCCGAAACTCGACATCCCCGGCACCGTGCTGGTCTCGGCGGGCCTGTTCTGCATCGTCTACGGGTTCTCCAACGCCGAGACGCACGCGTGGAGTTCGCCACGGACCTGGGGATTCCTCGCGGCGGGCGGCATCCTGCTCGTGGCGTTCGCCTGGTGGCAGACGCGGGCCAGGCACCCCCTGCTGCCCCTGCGGGTCGTCCTCGACCGGGACCGGGGCGCGTCCTACCTCGCCATGTTCATCTCCGGCGCGGGCATGTTCGGCGTGTTCCTGTTCCTGACGTACTACCTCCAGCAGATCCTGCGGTATTCCCCGGTCAGCACGGGGCTCGCCTTCCTGCCGATGGTGTTCGCGATGATCGTCAGCTCGGTCGTCGCGCAGAACAAGCTCGTACCCCGGCTCGGCGCGAAGCCGATCGTGCCGCTCGGCATGGGGCTCGGCGCGGCCGGGCTCGCCTGGATGACGGCCCTGGACGCGACGAGCGGGTACGTGGGACATGTGCTGCCCCCGCTGCTCGTCATGGGCGTCGGCATGGGCCTGATCTTCGCCCCCGCCATGAGCATGGCCACGGCGGGAGTGGCCGCGCACGACGCGGGTGTCGCCTCCGCGATGGTCAACACCAGCCAGCAGGTGGGCGGTTCGATCGGCACGGCCCTGCTCAACACCTTGGCCACGAGCGCGGCCACCAGCTATCTGGTGGGCCGCCGCCCCACGCCGGGAACGCGGGTCAGGGCCCAGCTGGAGAGTTATTCGACGGCGTACTGGTGGTCGGCGGCCTTCTTCGCGCTCGGCCTGCTGGTCTCGGTCGTCCTCTACCGCAAGGGCCCGCCCCGCCAGGCGACGGGCCCGACGGAGGGAC
- a CDS encoding SH3 domain-containing protein translates to MNRNTVRTSVVAVAALLALFPATAMAAAPNAAPNAAPTAAATAVAHHHKVLPQGTVATSRGRSLRVRAGAGVTYRATGTLRSGRQVSLVCKKDGTSVHGNRVWYRLAGHRGHYVSAHYVRVVAGAYVPWC, encoded by the coding sequence ATGAACCGAAACACCGTGCGCACCAGCGTCGTCGCCGTCGCCGCTCTGCTCGCCCTGTTCCCGGCGACCGCGATGGCCGCCGCGCCGAACGCCGCACCGAACGCCGCGCCGACGGCGGCGGCCACCGCCGTCGCCCACCACCACAAGGTCCTGCCGCAGGGCACGGTGGCCACGAGCCGGGGCCGTTCGTTGCGTGTCCGGGCCGGCGCGGGCGTCACCTACCGGGCCACCGGCACCCTGCGCTCGGGACGCCAGGTGTCGCTGGTCTGCAAGAAGGACGGGACCTCGGTGCACGGCAACCGGGTCTGGTACCGGCTGGCCGGGCACCGGGGCCACTACGTCTCGGCGCACTACGTACGGGTGGTGGCGGGGGCGTACGTGCCGTGGTGCTGA
- a CDS encoding DUF2690 domain-containing protein: MAQWRPLPESTRPERRLLVEELRHLKQTAGLSLAGLGARTAYSKSAWHRYLNGDGLPPRDAVDALGALGGAEQHARLLELWDRAARPPQPPLPPTPPAPPPSVVAGSVPRRWLRHRRTVTVAAALALVGSATWAAAAHRAGPAPAPAACRGASCEGADPDTSPCRTDARTQSAVTTASYAVRLRFSPSCDTVWSEVRDSATGADAESPMLVAPDPGAAEACADLTHARLCTGHHPG, encoded by the coding sequence GTGGCCCAGTGGCGACCGTTGCCCGAGTCGACCCGGCCCGAAAGGCGGCTGCTTGTCGAGGAGTTGAGGCACCTCAAGCAGACGGCGGGCCTGAGTCTTGCGGGTCTGGGCGCCCGCACCGCGTACAGCAAGTCGGCGTGGCACCGGTATCTCAACGGGGACGGTCTTCCGCCGCGTGACGCGGTCGACGCGTTGGGCGCCCTGGGGGGCGCCGAGCAGCACGCGCGTCTGCTCGAACTCTGGGACCGGGCGGCCCGGCCCCCGCAGCCGCCGCTTCCGCCGACTCCGCCCGCGCCGCCGCCGTCTGTCGTGGCCGGGTCCGTGCCGCGCCGGTGGCTGCGGCACCGGCGTACGGTGACCGTCGCGGCCGCGCTGGCCCTGGTGGGGAGTGCCACGTGGGCGGCCGCCGCGCACCGGGCCGGGCCGGCTCCCGCGCCCGCCGCCTGCCGGGGGGCGAGCTGCGAGGGCGCCGATCCCGACACCTCGCCGTGCCGTACGGATGCCCGTACGCAGAGCGCCGTGACGACGGCGTCGTACGCCGTGCGGCTCCGGTTCAGTCCGTCCTGCGACACGGTCTGGTCGGAGGTGCGGGACAGCGCGACGGGGGCGGACGCGGAGAGCCCGATGCTGGTGGCGCCCGACCCCGGCGCGGCCGAGGCATGCGCGGACCTCACCCACGCCCGCCTGTGCACAGGCCACCACCCGGGCTAG
- a CDS encoding MFS transporter, translating into MSAHTAERASEERGDAGQRSAAGFIHMLKTPGALRLIASLFVLELGSAMTTVGLPLLVIRQYGIGLEAGATLAVRFLPNILLGPLAGQIVDRRDPRKVAMTAALASGLIAALFPFTTAMWQIQALALAIGVGYMFSFPATMALRPHVIPQGSELEGNGLIVAAERIPKLLGPALAGVTAAGLGLNALFGVEAVTAAGAALLLVGLPRAARAVAAGPADTATSRDGRANWLAIWVRSLVQGAASLTRMVRGDARLASLTLTAFTYMIALGLGRTFLASYAWEHFAGVPAMFGYLLAAMGFGGAVGAVVAARFRGWNQGLVYLLGNVLEGLCWVALCVAGNAVVALALLFVAGVFESIASVVYFAEVQKRLPVELNGRYYATLVPLSDVFLVVGTTVGGAAAAVGVAWSGILVGAAMALPVAVLAVPLVAGARKPAAAAA; encoded by the coding sequence ATGTCCGCGCACACCGCAGAACGTGCTTCAGAGGAGCGCGGAGACGCCGGGCAGCGCTCTGCGGCCGGTTTCATCCACATGCTGAAAACTCCCGGCGCCTTGCGGCTCATCGCGTCCCTCTTCGTTCTGGAACTCGGCTCGGCGATGACCACCGTGGGCCTACCGCTGCTGGTGATCCGGCAGTACGGGATCGGGCTCGAGGCAGGTGCCACGCTCGCGGTGCGTTTCCTGCCCAACATCCTGCTCGGACCGCTGGCGGGCCAGATCGTCGATCGCCGCGACCCGCGAAAGGTCGCCATGACGGCCGCCCTGGCCAGTGGGCTCATCGCGGCGCTGTTCCCCTTCACCACGGCCATGTGGCAGATCCAGGCCCTGGCGCTGGCCATCGGCGTCGGCTACATGTTCAGCTTTCCCGCCACCATGGCGCTTCGCCCGCACGTGATCCCGCAGGGAAGCGAACTGGAGGGCAACGGGCTCATCGTCGCCGCCGAGCGCATCCCCAAGCTGCTCGGCCCCGCCCTGGCCGGTGTCACTGCCGCGGGACTCGGCCTGAACGCGCTGTTCGGTGTGGAAGCCGTCACCGCGGCCGGGGCCGCTCTTCTGCTCGTCGGGCTGCCGCGCGCCGCCCGAGCCGTCGCCGCCGGGCCGGCCGACACGGCCACCTCGCGCGATGGCCGCGCCAACTGGCTCGCGATATGGGTGCGTTCACTGGTTCAGGGCGCCGCGAGCCTCACCCGGATGGTGCGCGGCGACGCCCGGCTGGCCTCGCTGACCCTCACCGCCTTCACGTACATGATCGCGCTGGGGCTCGGGCGCACCTTCCTGGCTTCGTACGCCTGGGAGCACTTCGCCGGGGTACCGGCGATGTTCGGCTACCTGCTGGCCGCGATGGGCTTCGGCGGCGCGGTCGGGGCGGTGGTCGCGGCTCGGTTCCGCGGCTGGAACCAGGGCTTGGTCTACCTTCTCGGAAACGTCCTGGAAGGCCTGTGCTGGGTCGCGTTGTGCGTGGCGGGCAACGCCGTCGTCGCGCTTGCTCTGCTGTTCGTGGCCGGCGTCTTCGAGTCCATCGCCTCGGTGGTGTACTTCGCTGAGGTGCAGAAGCGTCTTCCCGTGGAGCTGAACGGGCGCTACTACGCGACCCTGGTCCCGCTGTCCGACGTCTTCCTCGTGGTCGGCACGACCGTCGGCGGGGCTGCCGCCGCCGTGGGTGTGGCCTGGAGCGGCATTCTGGTCGGGGCGGCGATGGCTCTGCCGGTCGCGGTCCTGGCCGTACCCCTGGTGGCCGGAGCCCGCAAGCCTGCCGCAGCCGCCGCGTGA
- a CDS encoding MFS transporter produces the protein MTTESIDATPVAAAGAARTGPPAAPPRTAGRFLGIAVGNFLVLMDASILNVALPDLRQGLHASTGALAWTVDAYTVVFAGLMLASGSFADRFGPRRVYRASLIGFGVVSLLCALAGSAGLLITGRALLGVAAAGLVPASLALLAGLYPDPAGRARAVGAWAAVSALGLVCGPVLGGALVALGGWQLVFLVNPPIALVTWFAARGFPADAKRPHRPVDAPGLVLSIVGLGTLTYGLVEGGTSGWGGPAPVVEVAVAAVAFVALALVERRAAFPALPPALLVRPRVRAAMIAGGAASFVFYGLLYAMTQWMVDERSLSPLRTGLAFLPMTLPLAVLPLFTGRLVARVGTRPLIVFGLVCGLLSGVILAFSGTETPFALLVAAQLMLALGSTTAIPASTADVAMTAPAEYAATAQGALNASRQAGSALGVAVLGTLVSMHRIGLTVASFATLALLAVLTLFTRASRENPTGTDQAMGAGTSRATASAGSTSPPLTPPQ, from the coding sequence ATGACAACCGAGAGCATCGACGCCACTCCCGTGGCGGCCGCCGGGGCGGCGCGGACCGGGCCACCCGCCGCGCCGCCGCGTACCGCCGGCCGCTTCCTCGGGATCGCGGTCGGCAACTTCCTCGTCCTGATGGATGCGTCCATCCTGAACGTCGCCCTCCCCGACCTGCGCCAGGGTCTGCACGCCTCGACGGGCGCGCTGGCGTGGACGGTCGACGCGTACACCGTCGTCTTCGCGGGCCTCATGCTGGCCTCCGGCTCGTTCGCGGACCGTTTCGGCCCGCGCCGCGTCTACCGGGCGTCCCTGATCGGGTTCGGCGTCGTCTCGCTGCTGTGCGCGCTGGCGGGCTCGGCCGGGCTGCTCATCACGGGCCGCGCCCTGCTCGGCGTCGCGGCGGCGGGCCTCGTGCCGGCCTCGCTGGCGCTGCTCGCCGGGCTCTACCCCGACCCCGCCGGACGGGCGCGCGCGGTGGGCGCGTGGGCGGCGGTCAGCGCGCTCGGCCTGGTCTGCGGGCCGGTGCTCGGCGGCGCTCTGGTCGCGCTCGGCGGCTGGCAGCTCGTCTTCCTGGTCAACCCGCCCATCGCGCTGGTGACCTGGTTCGCCGCGCGTGGCTTTCCCGCCGACGCCAAGCGCCCGCACCGGCCGGTCGACGCGCCCGGCCTCGTGCTGTCCATCGTGGGCCTCGGCACGCTGACGTACGGGCTCGTCGAGGGCGGCACCTCGGGCTGGGGCGGGCCGGCGCCGGTCGTCGAGGTGGCCGTGGCCGCCGTCGCGTTCGTCGCCCTCGCGCTGGTGGAACGCCGGGCCGCGTTCCCCGCGCTGCCACCCGCGCTGCTCGTACGGCCCCGGGTGCGGGCCGCCATGATCGCCGGGGGCGCCGCGTCCTTCGTCTTCTACGGGCTGCTCTACGCGATGACCCAGTGGATGGTCGACGAGCGCTCCCTCTCGCCCCTGCGGACCGGACTCGCCTTCCTGCCGATGACGCTGCCGCTCGCGGTGCTGCCGCTGTTCACGGGCCGGCTTGTGGCCCGGGTCGGCACGCGTCCGCTGATCGTGTTCGGGCTCGTGTGCGGTCTGCTGTCCGGGGTGATCCTGGCGTTCTCGGGCACCGAGACCCCGTTCGCGCTGCTCGTCGCCGCGCAGCTGATGCTGGCGCTCGGCTCCACGACGGCGATCCCGGCCTCGACGGCCGACGTGGCGATGACGGCGCCGGCCGAGTACGCGGCCACGGCACAGGGGGCGCTCAACGCGTCCCGGCAGGCCGGGTCCGCGCTCGGCGTGGCGGTGCTCGGCACGCTGGTCTCCATGCACCGCATAGGCCTGACCGTCGCGTCGTTCGCGACCCTGGCCCTGCTCGCGGTCCTGACCCTCTTCACCCGCGCGAGCCGCGAGAACCCCACGGGGACGGATCAGGCTATGGGGGCTGGAACGAGCCGGGCGACCGCCTCGGCGGGTTCGACCTCCCCGCCGCTCACGCCGCCGCAGTAA
- a CDS encoding LuxR C-terminal-related transcriptional regulator, producing MCGNPDIAAQGAVPRPCDWGLERYREALAEGPIGGEIPACLRELGLLRPLAETPTVWAAVPPDIAAGALVRPLERSVLDQQHAIAVVQEAVSLAEDVYRDEHRDAAIPLRLLHGADLIQSVLLRARDDCVSEMLTAQPGGSRDPSALQRTLPQEIAMSLRGVKQRTLYQHTVRAHGPTLAYIEQIAAAGAEVRTLNELFDRLIVFDRRLALIPDPRHELRTTALLIEHPAVVGYLVKVFDHAWARAEPVTMTAEQARPRLMTDETRRAVLRLMVEGHTDAVIGTRIGISTRTVSTHIKKASELFGSRSRAQLAYLLAQSGTLEDGPARPAATTV from the coding sequence ATGTGCGGAAATCCTGACATCGCGGCACAAGGCGCTGTGCCGCGCCCCTGCGACTGGGGACTCGAGCGGTACCGCGAGGCGCTGGCCGAGGGGCCCATAGGGGGTGAAATCCCCGCATGCCTGCGGGAGTTGGGCCTGCTGCGTCCACTGGCCGAAACGCCGACGGTGTGGGCGGCGGTGCCGCCGGACATCGCCGCCGGCGCGCTCGTACGCCCCTTGGAGCGTTCGGTGCTCGACCAGCAGCACGCCATCGCGGTGGTCCAGGAGGCCGTCTCGCTCGCCGAGGACGTCTACCGCGACGAGCACCGGGACGCCGCGATCCCGCTGAGGCTGCTGCACGGCGCCGACCTCATCCAGTCCGTGCTGCTGCGGGCCAGGGACGACTGCGTATCGGAGATGCTGACCGCGCAGCCGGGCGGCTCGCGCGATCCCTCGGCGCTCCAGCGCACCCTGCCGCAGGAGATCGCGATGTCCCTGCGCGGGGTCAAACAGCGCACCCTCTACCAGCACACCGTGCGCGCCCACGGACCCACGCTCGCCTACATCGAGCAGATCGCGGCGGCGGGCGCAGAGGTGCGTACGCTCAACGAACTCTTCGACCGACTGATCGTCTTCGACCGCCGGCTCGCCCTGATCCCCGACCCCCGGCACGAGCTCAGGACCACGGCGCTCCTCATCGAGCACCCGGCGGTGGTGGGGTACCTGGTCAAGGTCTTCGACCACGCCTGGGCGCGCGCCGAGCCGGTCACGATGACCGCCGAGCAGGCGCGGCCCCGCCTGATGACCGACGAGACCCGGCGCGCGGTGCTGCGTCTCATGGTCGAGGGGCACACGGACGCGGTCATCGGCACCCGGATCGGCATCAGCACCCGTACGGTCTCCACCCACATCAAGAAGGCGTCGGAGCTGTTCGGCAGCCGCAGCCGGGCCCAACTCGCCTATCTGCTGGCCCAGTCGGGGACCCTGGAGGACGGACCGGCGCGACCCGCCGCGACGACCGTCTGA
- a CDS encoding transposase, with product MLRRTLASLPRADQRRWGEAYVRGLLSVEGKKTMRALAGAGGAGGSGSGNGGGSAEQSLYQFISKSPWGSAPVRAEVARLFDERAQPRAWVVRPLVITKEGRHSVGVQRQFVPQYGRVVNCQRASGIWLASDRASCPVDWRIALPACWSEEAGLRERAAIPDGVGACPPERCAIGSLAEMTEGWGLRARPVVMDLRHCDPYGVCAQLTARQLPFVVRVGAAVTGPRGAGRPSLLAVLNGRRMPAEWFDHATGTLRATSVGVAPAVPRDRRASGRTQELTLLAAWTTAGRAEPDAFWLTNVDPSQPGALFRTAMLGRRVERDLAEVAQPLGLRDFEGRSFRGWHHHMTMVSLAHALRVLGVARPPR from the coding sequence TTGCTCCGCCGTACGCTCGCCTCCCTTCCGCGCGCGGATCAACGGCGCTGGGGCGAGGCGTATGTGCGCGGGCTGCTCTCGGTCGAGGGGAAGAAGACCATGCGGGCGCTCGCCGGCGCCGGGGGCGCAGGCGGAAGCGGAAGCGGCAATGGCGGTGGCAGCGCCGAGCAGAGCCTGTACCAGTTCATCAGCAAGTCCCCGTGGGGCTCCGCGCCGGTCCGCGCGGAAGTGGCCCGGCTCTTCGACGAGCGGGCGCAGCCGCGTGCCTGGGTGGTGCGGCCCCTGGTCATCACCAAGGAGGGGCGCCACTCGGTGGGCGTACAACGGCAGTTCGTGCCGCAGTACGGACGCGTCGTCAACTGCCAGCGCGCCAGCGGCATTTGGCTGGCATCGGACCGGGCGAGCTGCCCCGTCGACTGGCGCATCGCGCTGCCCGCGTGCTGGAGCGAGGAGGCCGGGCTGCGCGAACGCGCCGCCATACCGGACGGGGTGGGCGCCTGTCCGCCGGAACGGTGCGCGATCGGTTCGCTCGCCGAGATGACCGAAGGGTGGGGTCTGCGGGCCCGCCCTGTCGTGATGGATCTGCGGCACTGCGATCCGTACGGCGTCTGCGCGCAGTTGACGGCGCGTCAGCTTCCGTTTGTCGTACGCGTCGGGGCGGCGGTCACCGGTCCGCGCGGCGCGGGGCGGCCCAGCCTCCTCGCGGTGCTGAACGGACGCCGGATGCCCGCGGAGTGGTTCGACCACGCCACCGGCACGCTGCGCGCCACCTCGGTGGGCGTCGCCCCGGCCGTTCCGCGGGACCGACGAGCGTCCGGCCGCACCCAGGAGTTGACCCTGCTCGCCGCGTGGACGACAGCCGGCCGGGCGGAGCCGGACGCGTTCTGGCTCACCAATGTGGACCCCTCGCAGCCGGGCGCGCTCTTCCGCACCGCGATGCTCGGCCGCCGGGTGGAACGCGACTTGGCCGAGGTCGCTCAGCCGCTGGGTCTGCGGGACTTCGAGGGGCGGTCCTTCCGTGGCTGGCACCACCACATGACGATGGTCTCGCTCGCCCACGCCCTGCGGGTGCTCGGTGTCGCGCGGCCGCCGCGCTAG